GAgctgatatttttaaagagagtaggggttgagggatttttttttaagttgctctCAAGTACTTTGGATGGTGGTCAATAAATCCTATTTGTTATGATCTCGTGAATCAGCAACTTACGTGTTCTTGGACTAAATCTTGGATCAGCATGtcaattcctattttttttttttttttggtgggagtgaGGGGGGTTTGGGGATGACTATTTAGATACCAGTTTGTAGCATCTATGAACAATTGCTATTCCACTCCTTTAGCATCAGTAGTACCTAGCAAAGAGGAAAATACAATTGAGATGGAAAAAATTGGAGTGGAAAAAAAATGCTACCACTCTAATTTTTTCCATATGTAACTCAAAGAGGAAATTTGCCAATATATGATTATTTGCACACTTTAAGTCATTCAGCATGATTATTAGAAGTCCAcagtgtctttttaatttttgtttgtttttgtttgtttgttgcctTTTGTTGTATTCTACTTGGTCCTTGCCTCTGAGATGCTGATAAATTATAATTCACATTAGTGCTCATTCTTTCTGGCTAAAGTACTTTTCAAATCAAACATAGTTGAAGTAGATTGACCATCCTACTAAAACATGGGCTGTCTTTTTATGAAACTCCTAGAATCAACTTTGGAAGCCCAATGTGCTTCTTGACTGACAGCACCTGTGAGCAGAACTTATCTGAGGACTAGTTTGATCAGTGCTGATGAgtctttgtcatttttcttttagaaaagcaAGTTATTTCTTccctagaaagagaaagaagacctCAGAGAGTAGCAGCTCACATAACAGGGACCACTCGGAGAAGCATTACATTCTTAGATCCAggtaagaaaaaacaacaaacatcCAATTTAGGGttgggatgtacctcagtggtagagcacgtgcccagcatgcatgaagccctgggtttgatcctagcactgaaaaataacACCTGGCCTAAGGGTAGCCAACGGAAGCATTGTTCCAAggaatttaatttgtttaatttctacctaaaatatttatatggcaATCTAGAAGATGCTTGTAATAATCAAGTTTCAGATTGACTATTTTCAGAAGCAAAATTACAGACAAAGAGCTCAATTACTGCTGCGGCAAAACTGGCTTCGGGGAAAATATGAAGGGAAgaattttgtctttgaaattcCTAGGCTTCCATTTTTTGCTATTCTTCTTTATCTGTAAAGTgatatcctccctcccctccccaccttcaATGGCATTGCATTTTCCGTTTTTGCATGTGTGTCAaatcttccttttcttataaggTTCTAAACCATGTACTTTCACTATGAATCATTAGGTGCTCTTCATGGCCGTTGTAAGTTGAGTCATAGGACATTGCCAACATAAGAGCATATTTCATTCACAAAAATGTCAGTTCCATACAGTTTACCTAAATCCGTGTGCTACAGTTTACCTAAATATGTTAAGTCCAGTTTTTTCTGTAGGACTGGGTATCAATGTAATGCAGTAGGAAGTGCATGGGTCTGACAGTGTAAATACTAAAGCGTGAATACTCAGCTCCTCCTCACCTAGGTATGTTTACAGCAAGTTATTTAAGCAAGTCAAGTTTCAATGTCTTCATATGCAAAATAGAGATCATCCTTAACTCATAAAGTGGTGAAGATTAATAGTAATACATGCAAACTGTCTACCCTACTTTGAGTACTCTATAAATAGTCAGCTTTGTTTTTAGGAAAGATTTTATCCCagataaagaaatttaagaatcacTTAATGATGAAAAAGTTGTTTAGGAGAGTTGTTTGTATTCCTGAGCAGTTGTCTCCTTGGTATTCCTAAAATCATGTTTTAGAAATGATTGACATGTGCTACCCACAAGTAAGAATTATTACATAATGTTACTGTTTGTTATTCATCAACAAATTTGATATTGTTTTAATCTCATAAAAAGCTAAATTTTTGCACTAATCAGGAAGATGAaaccaaagttttaaaatatccatatttTTTATAGAGCCCTTTTTCACTCAAAATCTTTGAGAGTTAAAGATCCATGGATATGAGGATCTTTAAATATAGGTTCCTTTGTCCAAATTTGtgtctttctcattttttgaattaaaaatgccTTCTGCTTGGGTGGCATCTTTGACTTTGGAGAACTGTGAAAGACCAAGGAGGAACTTAAAAAGACCCACCAgcacaggaaaggaagaaagggggatTAGGACAGAAGCTCTGCTCAGGAGTAAAAACTGCCACCTGAGTGGATCATGCCCTGTGTTACTATTCAGAGATGAGCATGTCAGGTGTGGTATAAGAGGCAGATGAGCTATAGTAAGGCAGAGAACTTCCAGAACATCACAATGATGCAGGAACCTCCTGATTCCTTTATGACTAGAATTTATAATCCACATAATATTGAAGGGGCAAGAAGTTTGGTATTAAATTGAAATCCATTGTAAACCCAACAAAAATATCAGCTGTGCAGAGCTCCTGGGGAAGTCCTTGCTTTGCTATAATCTCTCTTCTGTTAACTCTATGTCTCTCATCTTCATACAGACTCCAAGAGTGAAAAGGCTTTGGGCCAGAAAATAAAATCCTGGGAGTCATCAAGGAAGGGACATTCATTCCTGAAAAATTTGCACTTGAGGAATGGAGAACTTGTCATCCATCAAACAGGTCTTTATTACATCTATTCCCAAACATACTTTCGATTTCAGGAAATTGAAGAAACTTCAGGAACACTTTCAAaagataccaaaaagaaaagcaaacagttGGTACAGTATATTTACAAATGTACGGACTATCCTGACCCTATATTGCTGATGAAAAGTGCCAGAAATAGTTGTTGGTCCAAAGATTCTGAATATGGACTCTATTCCATCTATCAAGGGGGGATGTTTGAACTTAAGGAAAATGACCGAATTTTTGTCTCTGTAACTAATGAACACTTGATTGACTTGGACCAAGAAGCCAGTTTTTTCGGGGTCTTTTTGATTGCTTAAATGATCTGCAGAGGAGCATcgtttgagcccaggagttaaaGACCatcctgggaaatttagcaagtcTCCATCTCTGAAAAGAAGGTACACAAGGCAGCAGCTAAACCAATGTCCTCTTGGAACAAATGGAAGCCTGGCTGAGTCCCAAATGTTCACTTTGGTTTCTCTGGTGTGGGGAGACTAGGAAGGATTATACGCAGGGCCACTGAGGAATCATGGCCCAGCTGACACCTTGATTCAGACTTCTAGCTCTGAGGCCAGAAGAGAATGAATTCCTGTTGCTGAAAGCCACCCAGATTGAAACACCTTGTTCCAGCAGTTCTGGGAAGCTGACACAGCCTTTCATGCCTTGTTCAAGAAATGTTGCCACTGACAATTATACAgatatggatacacacacacacactcacacacacacacacacatgtacataccctggattgaacccaggggtgcttaccactgagccacatccccagcccatttttttatattttatttagagacagggtctcactaagttactgaggctggctttgaactctcaatcctcctgcctctgcctctcaagccactgggattacaggtgtgcaccactatacctggTCCCCAAtcaccatatatttttttctaaaagttttgaaGTTTGGCCTTCCTAGTTCCACAGTGTCATTCAACTTTAATTTAAATTCTATGTGATGTGATGTTGGAATTAAATGTTACCTTTTACCATACAAATATCCAGTTTTTCATCCCCTTTTTAATAGGCCACCCTTTTCCCTGCAGGTTTAATGTCTCTTCTTTCATATACCAAGATTGTATAGGTCTGTGTGTTCAATATTTTTCCCTATTGTTCTAATTGTCCATCTTGTACCCATGTCACGCCCTTTCCTAAAAATTTgttgtaaaatatatgtatatatatatatatataaaacataaaatttgttattttaatccTTTCTCAGCGTGCAATTCAGTGGccttaattatttaaattactaCTTAATTTCTCTAAATTTAACTATCTTAGGTACTCAAATAAGTGAAATTACacaaattttgtcattttatgtctcatttatttctattaacatgtcttcaagattcatccatgttttagCATTTGTTGGAATTTCCTAGCTTCTTGAGGCTATTCTGAGTAGCCTTCAGTTAATGTAATGGAGAGTTTTGAAATCTGAGACTAAAGAATGATGACCATAAAACTTTGGCAGCTAGAATGCAATGTCATTATGAAGAAGAGattattggggggaaaaaaaagcagccACAAGATACTGTGATGAGAAATGAGGGTCAGGATAACCTGATCTGGAAGCAACACTTCATTAGTGGCCACAACCCAGAGTGATAATTCCCAAAGTCTGAGCCCCAACTGCAGCAGGGCTTTTAGACTTAAGCAAGTTTGGGTACTCCATGCAAGGGTGTTGGTGCAATTCTATTGGAGGCTGCATCTTACATCCCTTATATGGGTACAAGTTTGTCAACAGCCCAGGGGATTTCAGCCCAGACAGCTTGGGGACTTTTACTGCACtaaacctgggg
This Marmota flaviventris isolate mMarFla1 chromosome 8, mMarFla1.hap1, whole genome shotgun sequence DNA region includes the following protein-coding sequences:
- the Tnfsf10 gene encoding tumor necrosis factor ligand superfamily member 10 isoform X1 yields the protein MGRSDPHRIMAMMQTVASSSPGQSCVLILIFTVLLQSLCVAVTYIYFTNELKQMQDKYFQGVVACFLKEDDRFWDPTDEDSMNSPCWQGKWQLRQFVRKMILRTYEETIPTVEEKQVISSLERERRPQRVAAHITGTTRRSITFLDPDSKSEKALGQKIKSWESSRKGHSFLKNLHLRNGELVIHQTGLYYIYSQTYFRFQEIEETSGTLSKDTKKKSKQLVQYIYKCTDYPDPILLMKSARNSCWSKDSEYGLYSIYQGGMFELKENDRIFVSVTNEHLIDLDQEASFFGVFLIA